Proteins encoded together in one Deinococcus hopiensis KR-140 window:
- a CDS encoding YcjF family protein: protein MLPPLVKQVLDNFNFDVDPELSTQENADEVIKSAALLAGAIAVEPIPFADMLLITPVQVKMVLHVGKIYGFEITPERAREITQELGATVAYGMLARQVMRGLAKLALPVIGGLITAPAVYGWTYALGRVAQNHFERKRQGLPDSRREQVKVVQEAKGQAKRVLPSTQDFSDLAAELRRRAEEKQKNQSGPRDLN from the coding sequence ATGCTGCCCCCCCTTGTCAAGCAGGTGCTCGACAACTTCAATTTCGACGTGGACCCGGAGCTCTCCACGCAGGAGAACGCCGACGAGGTGATCAAGAGCGCCGCCCTCCTGGCGGGCGCGATTGCCGTCGAGCCGATTCCCTTCGCCGACATGCTGCTCATCACCCCCGTGCAGGTCAAGATGGTGCTGCACGTCGGCAAAATCTACGGCTTCGAGATCACGCCCGAACGCGCCCGTGAAATCACCCAGGAACTCGGCGCGACCGTGGCCTACGGCATGCTGGCCCGGCAGGTCATGCGCGGCCTCGCCAAACTGGCGCTGCCGGTCATCGGCGGTCTGATCACTGCGCCCGCCGTGTACGGCTGGACCTACGCGCTGGGGCGGGTGGCGCAAAACCACTTTGAGCGCAAACGGCAGGGACTCCCCGACAGCCGCCGCGAGCAGGTCAAGGTGGTGCAGGAGGCCAAGGGCCAGGCCAAGCGGGTGCTGCCCTCCACGCAGGACTTCAGTGACCTGGCCGCCGAGTTGCGCCGCCG